ACCTGGTTGCGGTCACGACTGCCACCGAACAGCGACCGGAGTTCGTCGTTCAGGATGGCGCTCAGCGGGAGGACGACGATGAACCCGAGGGCGGCGACGAGCCCGGCGATGCTGCCGAAGCCCATCACCCCGAGGAGGATGACGGCCGCGAGCGTGCCGAAGACGATGAGTGCGGGGAGCTTGTCGAAGAGGTCCGCGTCCTGATGGGTCGGGTCGAAGTCGACCTCGCCGCGCCGGTCGTCGGGCATGTTCGTACCAGTCCCGTGAGGGAAAATATCGTTTTCGACTCGGATGGCACAGGCACCCACGGCCCCGGTCGAATCAGTCCTCGATGAGCACGTCCACGACCGATGGCCCGGACTCCGCGACTGCCTCGGCGAGCGTGTCCTCGAGGTCGGGCAGCGAGTCCACGAGGTGGCCCGAGGCACCGTTGCTCTCGGCGTTCTTCGGGATGTCCACGGGCGGGTCGAAGTCCATCCCGACGAACTCGTAGTCCGCCTCCTCGCCGCCGAACATGCTCACCGTGTTGTCCTTCAGGATGCGGTAGTTCCGGTTGTCCGGGACCACGACGGTCAGGTCGAGGTCGTGTCTGGCCGCGGTGTAGAGCGCGTTCGGGTAGTAGAGGTACGAGCCGTCGCCGACGAAGCCGTACACCGTCCGGGACCCTCCGCGGTCCCGCTCGGCGAGTGCTGCGCCAACCGCCGCCGGCAGGCCGTACCCCAGGCCGCCGCCCTTGTTGCCCATGATGTGCCCCGGCTGGAAGTCCCAGCGCGTGAGCAGGGCGTAGCGAGCCGTCACGCCCTCGTCCATGACGAACGCGTCCGGCGCGACCGCCTGCATCGCGTCCACGAGGTCGGCCTTCGAGACCGCGTCCTCGGCCGTCTCGTCCTCGCCCATCTCGTTCATCTGCTGGCTGGCGAGTTGCTTCATCGCGTCGACCTGCACCAGCCGTTCCTCGCGCGTCTCGTCGTCGACGCGGTCGGCCACGCGCTCCGCGAGGTCGGCCATGACGTGGCCCATGTCGCCCGTGACGACCGTCGCGGGGTGATTCTTCGCGCCCTGCCACGGCTGGTCGGTCAGGTCGACGATGGTCGCGTCGTCGGGCACGAGCGGGTTCTCGTGGGCCCACAGCGTCGTGTTGGTCGAACAGCCCGCGAAGACGAGCGTGTCGGTGTGAAAGAGCGTCTGCGCCAGTTGCTCGTTCGGCGGGACGTGGCTCACCCACTGCTCGTGGTCGGTCGGGAAGTTCACCTCGTAACCCAGTATCTCGCCGTGGACCCGCGCGCCCGCGGCCTCCGCGAGGTCGACCGCCGCCTCAACCGGGTCGACGCCGGACCAGGCGCGGTGGCGACCCACGTGGTCACCCACGACGAGCACCGGGTTCTCGGCCTCGGCCAGCGCGTCGGCCGCGTCGTCGAGCGCCGCCGGGTCGCCCCGCCCCGGGTTCGGGATGGTCCCACCCATCGGTTCGGGCTCCTGTTCGGTCTCGTCGGTCATCACGTCCAGCGGGAGCGCCAGGAAGACCGGGCCGGTCGGCGGCGTGCACGCAACCCGGAAGGCCCGGCGGAGCATCGTCGGCAGCGCCTCCACGGACAGCACCTCGTCGGACCACTTGGTGTACTGCTCGGTCAGTTCGACGAGGTCGCCCGAGAGGATGGGCTCCTCGTGGCGGAAGTGGCGCTCGTGGTTCCCCGCCGTCACGACCAGCGGCGCACCGGCCATGTAGGCACCGTAGAGGTTCCCGAGCCCGTGGGCCATCCCCGGCGCGACGTGCAGGTTGACGACACCCGCCGGGAGCCCCTCGTCCTCGTCGGCGTACTGGCGCCTGACGCTGGCGTAGCCCGCGGCCGCCCCGACCGCCACGTCCTCGTGGAGGCCGAGTACGTACTCGACCTCGGACTCGGCGATGGCGTTCACGACCGGGAGTTCGGTCGTGCCCGGGTTGCCGAAGACGTACTCGACACCGTACTCGTCGAGGGCGTCGACGAACAACTGTGCACCAGTGCGAGATTGTGTCATGAGATGAGTGTCGGGTGGTGGTCACAAAACGATTCGGCTGCCGGTGGTCTCGAGTGCTGCTGTCGTGGTCGGTTCAGCGGTGGAACTCGAAGGGACTGGTTCCGCCGAGCATCGAACTCGCGCCGATGGCAGTGGAAACCGCAACCGCAACCGCACCGCTCCGCACCACGCCCTCCCCAGCCGATTCCGATGCTCGCTCCACTGCGTTTCGCTGCGCTTCTCATCCCTCGCGCGCTGCTGCCGCTGGCCCTCGCTATCGCTCGGGACCGGCGGCTGCGCGCGCCAGACAGAAAGAGAAGAAGCGTCGCAGACTGTCGTACCCGTCTCAGTGCGCCCGCTCGATGGCCTGGTCGAGGTCGGCGATGATGTCGTCGACCTCCTCGATACCGACCGAGAGCCGGACGAGGTCCGGGGTGACACCGCTCGCCATCTGCTCCTCCTCGGTGAGCTGCTGGTGGGTGGTGCTGCCGGGGTGGATGATGAGCGACTTGGCGTCGCCGACGTTGGCGAGCAGGCTCAGGAGTTCGGTCTCCTCGGTGACGGCGCGGCCGGCCTCGTAGCCGCCCTCGAGCCCGAAGGTGATCATGCCGCCGTAGCCGCCGTCGAGGTACTCGCTGGCCGTCTCGTGGGTCTCGTGGCTCTCGAGGCCGGGGTAGGTGACCCACTCGACCTTCTCGTGGTCCTCGAGGAACCGGGCGACCTCGAGGGCGTTCTCGGAGTGGCGCTCGACGCGCAGGGGCAGCGTCTCGAGCTTCTGGAGGGTGACCCAGGCGTCGAAGGGAGACTGCTGGTCGCCGAGGTCGCGCAGGCCCCGGGCGCGGGCGGCCATCGCGAAGGCCATGTCGCCGAAGCGCTCCTGGAAGTTGACGCCGTGGTACGCCGGGTTGTCGCCGGCGACCTCGGGGTAGTCCTCGGCGGTCCAGTCGAACGAACCGCCGTCGATGAGGACCCCGCCGATGGAGGTGCCAGACCCGTGGATCCACTTCGTGGTGGAGTGCCAGACGAGGTCGGCGCCATGGTCGAGCGGGTTGCAGAGGTACGGCGTCGCGAACGTGTTGTCGACGAACAGGGGCGCGCCGTGCTCATGGGCGATGTCGGCGATGCGCTGGATGTCCGGCGTCACGAGCGCCGGGTTCCCGATGGTCTCGAGGTGGACGTAGGCGGTGTCCTCGTCGATGGCCTCGGCGTAGGCGTCGTAGTCCAGTGTCTCGACGAAGCGGGCCTCGACCCCGCGGCGCGGCGCGGTGTGCGTGAAGTAGGTGTAGGTGCCGCCGTAGAGCGACGACGCGGTGACGATGTTGTCGCCCTCGCCCGCGAGCACGAACGTCGCGAGGTCGAGCGCGGCCATCCCGGAGGAGGTGGCGACGGCCGCCACGCCGTTCTCCAGCGCGGCGAGGCGCTGTTCGAGCACCGCGTTGGTCGGGTTCATGATGCGGCTGTAGATGTTGCCCGCCTCCTCCAGCGCGAACAGGCTGGCGGCGTGCTCGGCGTCGTCGAAGACGTAGGAGGTCGTCTGGTACAGCGGCGGGGCGCGCGAGCCGGTCGTCGGGTCGGGTTCCTGGCCGGCGTGGACGCTGTTCGTTGCGAAGCCGTGAGATTCGTCGTCTGCCATGCAGCATACTCCTTTCAGGGACCGCCTTAACCTACCGACACCCACAACACTGACCTCGTTTCGTCGTCAGGGACACGGAGGACGGAAGCGGCGAACCAGTCGATTTCGGGCGTCTCGTGGCCTCGATAACGGTGTCACCCGAGGCCGTCGCCTCCTCGCGGCGCGAACGCTGTCATAGATATCGGCAAGGTGTGCGCCACCACCGAGCGTTCAAGGAGGAAGCCGCGGCCAGCCCCGGCGTGCGCTGAGAACCATCACGGGACGCGTCGCGGGTGTGCGACACGGCCGTCTCGTGCCCTGACTCCGTGTCGCCTGTTCGCCAGAGAAGGTGCCGCAGTACCGCTATTCCGCGCCGGGTGCGAGCGCCTCGAGCGTCGCGTGGATCTGCTCCTGGGTCGCCGCACGCGGGAAGCCGACGCTGACGGCGTCGACCCCCTCGATGTCCGCGAACTTCTGGAGTTCGTCGCGGGCGCGCTCGGGCGTCCCGGCCGCCGTGAAGTCGTCCAGCATCTCGTCGGTGAAGATCTCCAGTGCCTCCTCGCGGTCGCCGTTCATCCAGTTCGCGGCGATGGCGTGGGCCTCGTCCTCGTAGCCCTGCCGCGCCAGCGAGTCGCGGTAGTACGTGCCCATCGCGCCGACGTAGAACGCGGAGTGCTGCCGGGTCAGCTCCCGGGCCTCCTCGCCGTCCTCGAGCGCACAGCACGTCAGCGACAGCGTGCACTGCTGCTCGCTCCGGTCGCGGTCGCCCATCTCGCCGCCGCGCTCGAAGTCCTCCAGCCGGTCGCGCATCGTCTCCGGCGTGAAGAGGATGGCGTGCCAGCCGTCGGCGAACCGGCCCGCCAGTTCGACCGCCTTCGGGCCCATGCCGGCCACGTCCACGTCCGGCGCGGGCTCGGGCGGGTCACAGCGCAGGCGGAACCCGGAGACGTTGAAGTACTCGCCGTTGTAGTCGAGTTCCTCGCCCGCCAGCACCATCTTGATGATGTCGACGTACTCGCGGGTGCGTCGCAGCGGGTTCCCGAAGTCCTCGCCGTGCCAGCCGCCGATGACGGCCGGGCCGGAGGGCCCGATGCCGAGGCGGAAGCGCCCGTCGGAGACCTCCTGGAGCGTCGCGGCCGTCTGCGCGAGCAGCGCCGGGGACCGCGAGTAGACGTTCATGATGGAGGAGCCGATGCCGATCTCCTCGGTCGCGTGGGCGATGCTCGTCATGATGGTGACCGCGTCGCGGCCCCACGTCTCGGGGAGCCAGACGAAGTCGTAGCCCAGTTCCTCGGCCTTTACGGCCTGGTCGACGAAGTCCTGGACGCTCTCCTGTGCAGCGACTGGCAGGTGGACGTGCCGTTCGGTCATTCTCTGTGAATGGATGCCACCCCAACAACAAAAAGAGGGATGGAAGTTGTCTGTCGTTGAACGCGGTTTGCTACTGGCCCCAGTTCACTCCCGGCTCGCTCAGACGTCCGGGGACTCCATGATGTCGGGCAGGCCAGCCGCGGTGATGGTCTGCCCGACGACGTACGACGACGCGGGCGACGCCAGGAACTGTGCGATGTCGGCGATCTCCTCGCTCAGCCCGATGCGGCGTTCGACCTCGTCGCGGTCGATCTCGTCGGCGGTGACGCCCATCTGGCTGGCGACGCCGGGAGTGGCGACGAAGCCGGGCGCGATGCAGTTGACCCGGACGTCGTCGTCGGCCCACTCGTAGGCGAGCGTCTTCGTGAGGTTCTCGACGGCTGCCTTGGCGGCGGCGTAGTGACTCATCCACGGGGCGCCCTGCTGGCCGGCGACGCTGGAGAGGTTGATGACGGTCCCGTTCGACTCCTTCAGGTGCTCCGCGGCGGCCTGCACGCAGTGGTACGTCCCGGTGAGGTTGATGTCCACGATGGTCGACCAGCCGTTCGGCGAGATGTCGTCGAAGTTCGCCATGAACGACGCGCCGGCGTTGTTCACCAGCACGTCGATACCGCCGAACTCCTCGACGGTCGCCTCGACCAGCGCCTCGACCGCCTCGCGGTCTGTCACGTCGCACTCGACCGCGTGGGCGTCGCCGGGCCGGTCGCTCTCTTCGATGCCCTCGGCGACCGGTTCGACGTTCTCCATGTCCCGCGAGCAGACGACGACGTCGACGCCGTCGTCGGCGAACCGCTCCGCGATAACCTTCCCGATACCGCTGGACGAGCCGGTGACGATGGCGACGTCGCCGTCGACGTGGAACTGT
This window of the Haloarchaeobius amylolyticus genome carries:
- a CDS encoding SDR family NAD(P)-dependent oxidoreductase, whose translation is MTTEQFHVDGDVAIVTGSSSGIGKVIAERFADDGVDVVVCSRDMENVEPVAEGIEESDRPGDAHAVECDVTDREAVEALVEATVEEFGGIDVLVNNAGASFMANFDDISPNGWSTIVDINLTGTYHCVQAAAEHLKESNGTVINLSSVAGQQGAPWMSHYAAAKAAVENLTKTLAYEWADDDVRVNCIAPGFVATPGVASQMGVTADEIDRDEVERRIGLSEEIADIAQFLASPASSYVVGQTITAAGLPDIMESPDV
- a CDS encoding O-acetylhomoserine aminocarboxypropyltransferase/cysteine synthase family protein, with the protein product MADDESHGFATNSVHAGQEPDPTTGSRAPPLYQTTSYVFDDAEHAASLFALEEAGNIYSRIMNPTNAVLEQRLAALENGVAAVATSSGMAALDLATFVLAGEGDNIVTASSLYGGTYTYFTHTAPRRGVEARFVETLDYDAYAEAIDEDTAYVHLETIGNPALVTPDIQRIADIAHEHGAPLFVDNTFATPYLCNPLDHGADLVWHSTTKWIHGSGTSIGGVLIDGGSFDWTAEDYPEVAGDNPAYHGVNFQERFGDMAFAMAARARGLRDLGDQQSPFDAWVTLQKLETLPLRVERHSENALEVARFLEDHEKVEWVTYPGLESHETHETASEYLDGGYGGMITFGLEGGYEAGRAVTEETELLSLLANVGDAKSLIIHPGSTTHQQLTEEEQMASGVTPDLVRLSVGIEEVDDIIADLDQAIERAH
- a CDS encoding thiamine pyrophosphate-binding protein — its product is MTQSRTGAQLFVDALDEYGVEYVFGNPGTTELPVVNAIAESEVEYVLGLHEDVAVGAAAGYASVRRQYADEDEGLPAGVVNLHVAPGMAHGLGNLYGAYMAGAPLVVTAGNHERHFRHEEPILSGDLVELTEQYTKWSDEVLSVEALPTMLRRAFRVACTPPTGPVFLALPLDVMTDETEQEPEPMGGTIPNPGRGDPAALDDAADALAEAENPVLVVGDHVGRHRAWSGVDPVEAAVDLAEAAGARVHGEILGYEVNFPTDHEQWVSHVPPNEQLAQTLFHTDTLVFAGCSTNTTLWAHENPLVPDDATIVDLTDQPWQGAKNHPATVVTGDMGHVMADLAERVADRVDDETREERLVQVDAMKQLASQQMNEMGEDETAEDAVSKADLVDAMQAVAPDAFVMDEGVTARYALLTRWDFQPGHIMGNKGGGLGYGLPAAVGAALAERDRGGSRTVYGFVGDGSYLYYPNALYTAARHDLDLTVVVPDNRNYRILKDNTVSMFGGEEADYEFVGMDFDPPVDIPKNAESNGASGHLVDSLPDLEDTLAEAVAESGPSVVDVLIED
- a CDS encoding TIGR04024 family LLM class F420-dependent oxidoreductase, translated to MTERHVHLPVAAQESVQDFVDQAVKAEELGYDFVWLPETWGRDAVTIMTSIAHATEEIGIGSSIMNVYSRSPALLAQTAATLQEVSDGRFRLGIGPSGPAVIGGWHGEDFGNPLRRTREYVDIIKMVLAGEELDYNGEYFNVSGFRLRCDPPEPAPDVDVAGMGPKAVELAGRFADGWHAILFTPETMRDRLEDFERGGEMGDRDRSEQQCTLSLTCCALEDGEEARELTRQHSAFYVGAMGTYYRDSLARQGYEDEAHAIAANWMNGDREEALEIFTDEMLDDFTAAGTPERARDELQKFADIEGVDAVSVGFPRAATQEQIHATLEALAPGAE
- a CDS encoding SHOCT domain-containing protein, producing the protein MPDDRRGEVDFDPTHQDADLFDKLPALIVFGTLAAVILLGVMGFGSIAGLVAALGFIVVLPLSAILNDELRSLFGGSRDRNQVSHSSRAPSEADDALEELKRRYAAGELSETEFEERTEKLLENERLEDVQARVENGRERAPEDETFEFER